Proteins encoded within one genomic window of Gadus macrocephalus chromosome 18, ASM3116895v1:
- the LOC132446724 gene encoding coiled-coil domain-containing protein 106-like produces MARQKLDWQQELVKDLTKERVFLLEQLAMTARKKVKGSPPQAKKCQSQGADSTDSSKSGPDSSHSSSDSSSDSSSDSSSSDEGRKKKKNSRGKGRKQGKRAKNRKGQGVYQRAKDPEEVVARYRKVLKICRKGRTMGAAFKAVGVDRNTIVVNAPMAELCIAAPEAYAELKVSAPKKEKLSSFAQRCKDAIDVDENIVTRIKEYKDSGKLLPITKKN; encoded by the exons ATGGCCAGGCAGAAGTTGGACTGGCAGCAGGAGCTGGTTAAAGACTTGACCAAAGAAAGGGTCTTCCTGCTGGAACAACTGGCTATGA CAGCAAGAAAAAAGGTCAAGGGCAGTCCACCCCAGGCGAAGAAgtgccagtcgcagggagccgACTCAACCGACTCGTCCAAGTCGGGGCCTGATTCTTCGCACTCTTCTTCCGACTCTTCTTCCGACTCTTCCTCCGACTCTTCCTCCTCGGATGAGGgacggaagaagaagaagaacagcaGGGGAAAAGGACGGAAGCAGGGGAAAAGGGCAAAGAACCGGAAGGGGCAAGGTGTTTACCAGCGAG CTAAAGATCCTGAAGAGGTGGTGGCCCGGTACCGCAAGGTGCTGAAAATCTGCAGGAAGGGAAGAACCATGGGGGCAGCCTTCAAAGCTGTGGGGGTCGACCGCAACACCATTGTTGTAAATGCCCCCATGGCAGAGCTGTGCATTGCTGCCCCAGAGGCGTATGCAGAGCTAAAAGTGAGCGCCCCCAAAAAGGAGAAGCTCTCCAGTTTTGCACAGAGGTGCAAGGATGCCATAGACGTGGACGAAAACATTGTTACCCGAATCAAAGAATATAAAGACTCTGGCAAACTTTTGCCAATTACTAAAAAAAACTAG